The DNA region AGACCTTAGTGAAATACTGAAAGACCTTactgtgcttttattttggcgTGGTGCTTGGTTTGTTTGTCCAGAATGTGTTCTGGTCAGCTCTGAAAAATGAAACCGTGTGGTCAGTGAAGCGACTTTAAACCCAAAGCAAGCGCTGGGTCTCTGGACAGAGGGTAGGTTCGGCGTGGTCTACTCATCAGGTTGAAGAACACTTCAAGTGACGGTTCTATTGTAGTGTGAAatggtgttttgtttcttatatatatatttatatttccccCTTTCTCACAGGATGTGATTCTTACGGTGAAGAGAGCCACCGGGGCATTTTCTCTGGTTGCATGGTAACTATCATGTTCAGCTCGTCTTGTTTAGTGTATTATTTTGAGAGAGATTTGTGGATTCAGTTGCTGTCAGTGGTCATGTCATTTCTTCTCTTCACAGCCTCATTATGTTATTTGTGGTATGGCTGCTTCGCCGATACAGCTCCTTGGCTCAGGTAGTGTGCATGGATCATTAACAGTACACTCCCAGACatctaacattattattattattattattattattaaatcagaATTCACCATGGGGACTGTCTTTTAGGGTCCTACAGACATGGAGTAATTGAAATGAGGATGATCATTGGACTGGCCTGTTTCTGTAGTGTACAGAATAGTAATGATGTAATAATGAATATTATGCATTGTTGTTTAGTAATGCCTTATTTGATGTTGAGACAAGTCATTTGTTTAGcgtagaaaatgaataaaaacagtcccctctgaaagtattggaacgggcAAGGGTGATTCTTTCGTTTTTGCTGTACGCCGAAGACATttgttttgagatcaaaagatataATACGAGACGGTGGATTTCTTCgcccttttttaacaacaaaggCAGGCGAATCCCAGGGACGTAAACCGTGAGCAGACAGTCAGAGCTATTCGTTGATCAAACTAATCAATCtgacagggcacacctgggcaacaagaaataCCTGTCAGTGacacgttccaatattttcaatCGCTTGACAAAATAGGTGGGTTCCAATAAAAAGTGCCGTGTTTggagttgtttaacacgtctcgATGGAAATTTCAGGAAGTGAAATCTCGCAAACCGAAATGTGTAGTGAAAAACGtatggtgttggtccactgctcagaaggtcgggagttcaaaccccagcactgccaagctgccactgttgggctcttgagcaaggcctttaaccctcacctgctcagGTGTATGAATGAGAagtgtaagtcgctctggataaggccgCCTGctaaataccataaatgtaaaaacaaaagaattggcgtttctgttccaatactttcggaggagactatatatatatatatatatatatatatatatatatatatatatatatatatatatatatatatatatatatattaaaccgTATATTTGAATATCCTGTTTGCACAGAGGGCATCGTTTATAACTCTTCCAGTAAAGATGTGTGGAATGTTTTCATAGGCCagactgaacaaaaaaaaaaacacaacttccTGGAAGATTTCCCCAACCTTCTGTAACACCGGGTTGTTTTTGAGTGATCAGACAGGAATGTTATCAGACACGATCAGCCTTCACTGTTCTGTTCTCTTTCCGTTTCCAGAAAATGGTCGTCAGTCTAACCGTAGCAGCGTTCTTCGACAGTGTCGCGTACGTCATGGTGAGTCGGTCCGATTTAACTGATggatgaaagtgtgtgtgtgagtgaaaggtAAAGAGAGCAGAAAAGGAGAAGCAAAGGAGCGATGAACTTCATGTTTAGGGATTTCTGGGGAtttatttctcctctcctccttctctgcTGTTCAGTGCTTTAGTGCTGTAAGCGTACGAAATGACACGATTATTAATAAAGCAATGAGAAAAGCAACATGGGCATTATCAGAACGAAGGAGGTGCCTCACACAAGGAATTCCACATAATAATCCATGTACGTTAATTTGgtcttttctgtgttttatttaacgGAGTCGGACTGCTTGTTGTGTTAAATATCCCCTCCTTTCTGTCTGTACAGGGAGAGTCTCACCCCGAGGGCGCTCTGTGTGACTTCCAAGCCTGGTGGCTAACATATTTTGGTGAGTGTGTACACGTGTACATGGTCAGGAACGATCCGGGCGAATGCTCTGTATTTACAGTGTGGTcgttttgtgtgtatgtgtctgagaCACGCCTGACTGCATtgccgtgtgtgtgtactataTGTTGTAAGTGTGTTACGGTTGTGTGTTGCAGACTGGAGTGCTCTGGCCTGGGTATGTCTCATCACTCTGAATCTTTACCTGAACCTGGTCAGGGAGATCAGGACTGAACATTATGAGATGTAAGGAACATCTGTACAGGATTAcacctctgttgttgttgttgttgttgttgttgttgtttttttgtcacttTTGGATCTACATTAGAAcgtgttaatgttgtttttcagaCCGTACCATATTGTAGCATGGGGGATCCCTCTTCTTATGTCCATTCTTCCCTTGATGAAGGGGTATTACGGTCCAGCTGGAGCCTGGTGGTGAGTTGTTAATGATTGAGGTGGGAGTAGCTCAGATTTGGCACCACTATTGGGCTCTTGAACAAGACCCTTAAGCTTTAACTGCTCGGGTATATGCCTGAATGGATTCTGTATGTTGTAGATAAAAGCATCGACTAAacgaatacatgtaaatgtctGAACCATCTAACTTCTCATTCTGTTCCCCTTGTtttatcttctttctttcttcaacaTTTCTTTTTATCTGTCCATCCCTGGTGTAGCTGGATCACGGACGATCACGTGGCGTGGAGATTTGGCATGTAAGTAACACCTACACCTAGGTTTGATTTGTGAGAAGCGTGCTCGTGTGTTAGTTTGTCGTCTGTGTCCGTCGAGGCGGTTCCGTTGTGTGCCGGTTCGCTTTATCTCTGCACGTGAGAGACGTTCTCGGGCACAGGGCAGGTTGACACGCTCGGACACTTTTACTCAGCATGACTCGACTAGCTCGAGCTAGTTTTTCAAACCAGACTGACCAGGCCGTCGGTATGTTCATCAACAGTGCGGCCTGTTTTCACAGGAAGAGGACATCTGACCGACGTGTGCGAACGCGTAAGCGCGGGTAATTGTGAAAATGGTGCTGTAATAAAAATGGACCCACTGCTAGAGCTTGACCGGAGCTTGTTATAGTTTATATAGCTTAGTCTCTCAAACCAGACTTCACGGGATGCCATGAATCTCACACAAGCGTGACATCAGATATGGTCTGATCTTCCTGATATTACGCACAAGTGTACAAATCTACAAGTTCTGTAGATGTATTGCTTCATCAACTGTTAGTCCTGgtagacaataataataataataataataataataatcatgctGTGATGTCACGAAgatcatgttttacatgtttagggttagggttagttattTCAATAGCTTTCCATCCTCTGCCTTTTCTATGCAGATGGTACATCCCGCTCTTCACCCTCATCTTCCTCATGAGCTGCTGTTATGTACGAATCATCTATGTGGCCAATAAGAGGGTGAGTTACGTTCAGAATCAAACGCACGCCAAATGAAACTGACATGACGCAGCAGCTGAGATGAAGCCGGTTCGATCTGGGCGAAAGAATTCCAAGGTGTTGCAGCAATATGAAATACAGCCCCGCCACAGGTGTTAAACCTCCCTGGGTTATTCGTCTTCTGTTATTGCAACGATTGCCCCGAGGGCAGGGCTGATTATCCAGAGGGTGGCATACCAGATTCTAGAACGTTCTGCTTAATCACGATTTCCACAtgaaccccacacacacacgtgcatgacCGTATACACGTTGATATTTCCCGTGATCTTATTGTAGATGATGTAACTTGCTTCATTATCCACTAGAGACGATATATGAGATGTGGAAATggcgttattttattttatgttttatattttactacTCCTAGATGCAGTCCTGGTTTGGCACCTTTAACccggagagggagag from Ictalurus furcatus strain D&B chromosome 6, Billie_1.0, whole genome shotgun sequence includes:
- the si:dkey-100n23.5 gene encoding cyclic AMP receptor-like protein A isoform X2, which gives rise to MLFVVWLLRRYSSLAQKMVVSLTVAAFFDSVAYVMGESHPEGALCDFQAWWLTYFDWSALAWVCLITLNLYLNLVREIRTEHYEIPYHIVAWGIPLLMSILPLMKGYYGPAGAWCWITDDHVAWRFGIWYIPLFTLIFLMSCCYVRIIYVANKRMQSWFGTFNPERERRKMSLVEEIRPLKWYPSVYLLVSIFPLLNRLHNAVYPEDPVFSLTLLHVLSAPLHGLANAFVFSKDTWSQLSNTGIKLALQSRLCDSTRIGEYHPANVRYTVALESESDDDDNNVLFYSPDMNLKDRGP
- the si:dkey-100n23.5 gene encoding cyclic AMP receptor-like protein A isoform X1, yielding MENVANGHSVETDKNSSSRCTFFSADPSDYRCDVILTVKRATGAFSLVACLIMLFVVWLLRRYSSLAQKMVVSLTVAAFFDSVAYVMGESHPEGALCDFQAWWLTYFDWSALAWVCLITLNLYLNLVREIRTEHYEIPYHIVAWGIPLLMSILPLMKGYYGPAGAWCWITDDHVAWRFGIWYIPLFTLIFLMSCCYVRIIYVANKRMQSWFGTFNPERERRKMSLVEEIRPLKWYPSVYLLVSIFPLLNRLHNAVYPEDPVFSLTLLHVLSAPLHGLANAFVFSKDTWSQLSNTGIKLALQSRLCDSTRIGEYHPANVRYTVALESESDDDDNNVLFYSPDMNLKDRGP